One stretch of Streptomyces sp. NBC_01142 DNA includes these proteins:
- a CDS encoding DUF2752 domain-containing protein: MPSSAAPTPARRPGPAPLARRLATPLATLAGAAAAFAYVGTVDPNEPGHYPVCPLLRYTGIYCPGCGGLRSAHAFIHGDLATALGANAVAVIGYGVFAVVWVMWLIHAVRAMPLRITAGPVWWWSLGGALLIFSVVRNLPFGSALAP; this comes from the coding sequence ATGCCTTCCTCCGCCGCACCCACACCCGCACGCCGGCCCGGCCCCGCCCCGCTCGCGCGTCGCCTGGCCACGCCCCTGGCCACCCTGGCCGGGGCCGCCGCGGCCTTCGCGTACGTGGGCACGGTCGATCCCAACGAGCCGGGCCACTACCCGGTCTGTCCGCTGCTCCGCTACACCGGGATCTACTGCCCGGGCTGCGGCGGACTGCGCAGCGCCCACGCCTTCATCCACGGCGATCTGGCCACCGCACTGGGCGCGAACGCCGTGGCTGTCATCGGCTACGGAGTCTTCGCCGTGGTGTGGGTGATGTGGCTGATTCACGCCGTACGGGCCATGCCCCTGCGCATTACTGCAGGACCCGTCTGGTGGTGGTCGCTCGGAGGCGCTCTGCTGATCTTCAGCGTGGTCCGGAACCTGCCATTCGGCTCCGCGCTGGCTCCGTAA
- a CDS encoding HGxxPAAW family protein, giving the protein MAGSNHGHTPAAWTGVTIAFIGFCVAGVFMVAANPLGFVAGLAIILLGGIVGAAMKAAGLGMPRESEAQVRARAQAGRAQATAQPAAAQQATAQPAAAQASS; this is encoded by the coding sequence ATGGCGGGCAGCAACCACGGACACACCCCGGCCGCCTGGACCGGTGTCACCATCGCCTTCATCGGGTTCTGCGTCGCAGGCGTCTTCATGGTGGCGGCCAATCCGCTCGGCTTCGTGGCCGGGTTGGCCATCATCCTGCTCGGCGGCATCGTCGGCGCGGCCATGAAGGCCGCCGGTCTCGGCATGCCGCGGGAGTCCGAGGCCCAGGTGCGGGCCAGGGCGCAGGCCGGCCGGGCGCAGGCCACCGCGCAGCCGGCCGCCGCGCAGCAGGCCACCGCGCAGCCGGCCGCCGCGCAGGCGTCTTCCTGA
- a CDS encoding TIGR02234 family membrane protein, which produces MGYVSAVPVPQPRAEAASATSSRRSLAAALFLGAVGATVVLLASGQIWAEGTAAVGGGAVPLDAQGSDVTGVPTALAIVGLAALVAVFAVRRAGRLLVSALLALSGAGAALAAFLGASDSAALDAKAAKTTGDTAAAIDALTHTAWPYVAAVGGLLILLAGLLALWFGKSWPAMSGRYERDGSPRPRKAPAVDPDRPEDLWKALDRGEDPTREA; this is translated from the coding sequence GTGGGGTACGTGAGTGCTGTACCCGTACCCCAGCCCCGTGCCGAAGCCGCCTCCGCCACCAGCAGCCGCCGCAGCCTCGCCGCAGCCCTGTTCCTCGGCGCCGTCGGCGCGACCGTCGTGCTCCTCGCCTCCGGCCAGATCTGGGCCGAGGGCACGGCCGCCGTCGGGGGCGGCGCCGTGCCGCTCGACGCCCAGGGCAGCGATGTCACCGGTGTCCCGACGGCGCTCGCCATCGTCGGCCTGGCCGCGCTCGTCGCCGTCTTCGCGGTACGCAGAGCGGGCCGGCTGCTCGTCTCCGCCCTGCTCGCCCTGAGTGGCGCGGGCGCGGCGCTCGCCGCCTTCCTCGGGGCCTCCGACAGCGCGGCCCTGGACGCGAAGGCCGCGAAGACCACCGGCGACACGGCCGCCGCGATCGACGCGCTCACCCACACCGCCTGGCCCTATGTGGCCGCGGTCGGCGGCCTGCTGATCCTGCTCGCCGGGCTGCTCGCGCTGTGGTTCGGCAAGAGCTGGCCCGCCATGTCCGGCCGGTACGAGCGGGACGGCAGCCCCCGCCCCCGCAAGGCCCCGGCCGTCGACCCGGACCGTCCCGAGGACCTCTGGAAGGCCCTGGACCGCGGCGAGGACCCGACGCGGGAAGCGTGA